Proteins encoded within one genomic window of Pseudorasbora parva isolate DD20220531a chromosome 3, ASM2467924v1, whole genome shotgun sequence:
- the alad gene encoding delta-aminolevulinic acid dehydratase — protein sequence MTQPADSILHSGYFHPTLRYWQTCASDLRPDNLIYPIFITDSPDAVEPIASLPGQARYGVNKLEGFLRPLVDKGLKCVLIFGVPANVAKDERGSGADTDDTPAVLAVKKLRSTFPELVVACDVCICPYTSHGHCGILHEDGSLDNAASCLRLAEVALAYARAGCHIIAPSDMMDGRIAAIKQALIANDLGNKVSVLSYSAKFASCYYGPFRDAAQSKPAFGDRRCYQLPPGARGLALRACDRDVKEGADMLMVKPGLPYLDIVREVKNKHPTHPLAVYNVSGEFAMLWHGAEAGAFELRTAVMEAMTAFRRAGADIIITYYTPQLLTWLTE from the exons ATGACACAGCCAGCAGACTCCATTTTACACAGCGGTTACTTCCACCCCACTCTCCGATACTGGCAGACCTGTGCTTCAGACCTTAGACCTGATAATCTCATATATCCTATCTTTATTAC TGACAGTCCTGATGCAGTGGAACCAATTGCAAGTCTACCTGGTCAAGCAAG ATATGGCGTTAATAAGCTAGAGGGTTTCCTCCGTCCCCTTGTGGATAAAGGTCTGAAGTGTGTGCTGATTTTTGGAGTTCCGGCAAATGTTGCGAAG GATGAGAGGGGCTCTGGTGCAGACACAGATGACACTCCTGCTGTGCTGGCTGTGAAGAAACTGAGGAGCACATTCCCTGAACTTGTGGTGGCCTGTGATGTGTGCATTTGCCCCTACACCTCTCATGGCCACTGTG GAATCCTGCATGAAGATGGCAGCTTGGATAATGCCGCAAGCTGTTTGAGATTGGCTGAAGTAGCTCTGGCTTATGCTCGAGCGG GCTGCCACATCATCGCCCCTTCAGATATGATGGATGGAAGAATTGCAGCCATTAAGCAAGCACTAATCGCTAATGATCTTGGCAACAAG GTGTCAGTGCTGAGCTATAGTGCTAAATTTGCCTCCTGCTACTATGGACCATTCAG GGATGCTGCCCAGTCTAAACCTGCTTTTGGAGACAGACGGTGCTATCAGCTGCCCCCTGGTGCCAGAGGACTAGCACTGCGGGCTTGT gatcGGGATGTGAAAGAAGGTGCTGACATGCTGATGGTGAAACCGGGATTACCATACCTTGATATTGTGAGAGAGGTCAAGAATAAG CACCCTACTCATCCGCTGGCAGTGTACAACGTATCAGGCGAATTTGCAATGTTGTGGCATGGAGCTGAAGCTGGGGCTTTTGAGCTGCGCACTGCAGTTATGGAGGCTATGACTGCCTTCCGTCGAGCAG gagctGACATCATTATCACCTACTACACTCCTCAGTTACTCACATGGTTAACAGAATAA